Within Novosphingobium resinovorum, the genomic segment GCACAAGCAGGTGCTGCCGGTCCTCATCCACGGTGACGCGGCCTTCGCGGGCCAAGGCATCATCTGGGAGTGCTTCGGCCTCTCGGGCGTGAAGGGCTACAACACCGGCGGCTGCGTCCACTTCATCATCAACAACCAGATCGGCTTCACGACGAGCCCGCAGTTCGCGCGCAACTCGCCGTATCCCTCGGACGTCGCCAAGGGCGTCCAGGCGCCGATCCTGCACGTCAACGGCGACGATCCGGCGGCCGTGACGTTCGCCTGCAAGCTGGCGATCGACTACCGCCAGACCTTCGGACGCGACATCGTGATCGACATGTGGTGCTACCGCCGCTTCGGCCACAACGAGGGCGACGAGCCGGGCTTCACCCAGCCGCTGATGTATCAGAAGATCCGCCAGCACCCGCCGGTGTCGAAGATCTATTCCGACAAGCTGAAGTCGGAAGGCGTCATCGACGATGCGTTCCTGACGCAGACCGAGGCCGCGTTCACCGAGCATCTCGAAGAGCAGTTCGAGGCGGCCAAGACCTACAAGGCGAACCAGGCCGACTGGTTCTCCGGTCAGTGGAGCGGCTTCCACAAGCCCGCCGACCCCGAGACCGCGCGCCGCAACGTCGACACCAAGGTCGAGCCCAAGCTGTTCGAAAGCCTGGGCCGTACCCTGACGACCGTTCCTGCGGACCTCACCGTCCACAAGACGCTCGCCCGCGTGCTCGCCGCCAAGGAAGAGATGTTCAAGTCGGGCGAAGGCTTCGACTGGGCAACGGCGGAGGCACTCGCCTTCGGCAGCCTCGTCTCGGAAGGCTACGGCGTTCGCCTGTCGGGCCAGGACTGCGGCCGCGGTACGTTCTCGCAGCGCCACGCGGTGTGGACCGACCAGACCGACGAGCGCAAGTACGTGCCCCTCACCACGCTGCCGCATGGCCGCTTCGAGGTGCTGGATTCGACGCTGTCGGAATACGGCGTGCTCGGCTTCGAGTATGGCTTCGCCAGCGCCGATCCGAAGACGCTGGTGCTGTGGGAAGCGCAGTTCGGTGACTTCGCCAACGGCGCGCAGATCATTATCGACCAGTACGTCGCATCGGCGGAGTCCAAGTGGCTGCGCGCGAACGGCCTGGTGATGCTGCTGCCGCACGGTTACGAAGGCCAGGGACCCGAGCACTCCTCGGCCCGTCTGGAGCGTTACCTGCAGCTCTGCGCGCAGGATAACATCCAGGTCTGCAACATCACCAGCCCGGCGAACTACTTCCACGTTCTTCGCCGCCAGATGCGCCGTCCGTTCCGCAAGCCGCTCGTCATCATGACCCCCAAGTCGCTGCTCCGCCACCCGCTGGCGAAGTCCTCGGCGAAGGAGTTCCTCGAAGGCGACTTCAAGCGCATCCTCTCCGACCCCAAGGGTTCGGCTGACGAGGCGACCAAGAAGGTCGTGCTGTGTTCGGGCAAGGTCTTCTACGACCTGCTCGAAGCGCGCGATGCCGCCGAGATCGACGACACCCAGATCATCCGCATCGAGCAGCTCTACCCCTTCCCGGGCGAACCGCTGGCCAAGCGTCTGTCGAAGATGCCGAACCTCGAAGAGATCGTCTGGTGCCAGGAAGAGCCGAAGAACAACGGCTCCTGGTTCTTCGTCGAGCCGCTGGTCGAAGCCGCCGCCGTCGAGGCGGGCGTCAAGGCTCCGCGTCCGCGCTATGCGGGTCGCTCGGCCTCGGCCTCCCCGGCCACCGGCCTCGCCAAGCGCCACACCGCCGAACAGGCGGCGCTGGTCGCCGACGCGCTGCACCTTTCCGTCCGTTCCGAACTCCGTCGCAAGCAGAAGGCTTGAGATAAATCATGACCACCGAAGTCAAGGTCCCCGTCCTTGGGGAATCCGTCGCCGAAGCCACCATCGGCCAGTGGCTGAAGCAGCCCGGCGAAGCCGTTGCCGCTGACGAGCCCATCGCCAGCCTCGAGACCGACAAGGTCGCGATCGACGTCATGGCGCCCCACGCGGGCACCATGGGCCAGCAGCTCGTGGCCGAAGGCGACACCGTCGTCGTCGGCGCGCTGATCGCCACGATCGAAGAAGGCGCAGGCGCTCCCGCAGCCGCCAAGCCCGCCGCTGCGGCTCCCGCCGCCTCGGCCCCTGCTCCCACCCCGGCTCCCGCAGCCGCTCCTGCGGCTGACGAAGCCTCGGCCGGTGCATCGGTCCTCTCGCCGGCCGTGCGCCGCGCGATCCTGGAGCACGGTATCGACCCCGCGTCGATCAAGGGCACCGGCAAGGACGGCCGCATCACCAAGGACGACGTCCTCGAAGCCGCCAAGAACAAGCCCGCAGCCTCGGCGCCTGCCGCGTCGGTCCCGGCTGCTGCTGCCGCTCCCGCCGCGCGCGGCGAAGAGCGCGTGAAGATGACGCGCCTGCGCCAGACGATCGCCAAGCGCCTCAAGTCCGCGCAGGACAACGCCGCCCTCCTCACCACCTTCAACGACGTCGACATGTCCGCCGTCATCGAGGCGCGTGAGAAGTACAAGGACGTGTTCCAGAAGAAGCACGGCATCAAACTGGGCTTCATGTCGTTCTTCGCCAAGGCTTCGGTCCTGGCGCTGAAGGACATCCCGGCGGTCAACGCGCAGATCGACGGCGACCAGATCGTCTACCACGACTACGTCGACATCTCGATCGCGGTCTCGGCCCCGAACGGCCTCGTCGTCCCGGTCGTCAAGGACTGCGACAAGCTGGGGTTCGCCGGCATCGAGAAGGCCATCGCGAACTTCGGCAAGAAGGCCAAGGAAGGCACGCTGACCATGGCCGACATGGCCGGCGGCACCTTCACCATCTCGAACGGCGGCGTGTTCGGTGGCCTCATGTCCACCCCGATCATCAATCCGCCGCAGTCGGCGGTGCTGGGCCTCCACCGCATCGAGGACCGTGCAGTCGTCCGCAACGGTGAGATCGTGATCCGCCCGATGATGTACATCGCGCTGTCCTACGATCACCGCCTGATCGACGGCCGCGAGGCGGTCACCGCGCTCAAGACCATCAAGGAAGCGATCGAAGACCCCACCCGTCTGCTGATCGACCTCTGAGACTGACAAGCCCCGCCCGCCCCGAACTCTGGTCGGGCGGGGTTTTCACTTGCGCTGAAACGATTATTACCGCTCGTGACTGATTGTGCGAAGCACGAGCGTGAGGAGGCCTACAATGGCTGATTACGACTACGACGTCCTTGTCATCGGTGCCGGCCCCGGCGGTTATGTCGCGGCGATCCGCGCAGCGCAGCTGGGCCTGAAGACCGCCTGCGCCGAAGGGCGCGAGACGCTGGGCGGCACCTGCCTCAACGTCGGCTGCATCCCCTCGAAGGCCCTGCTCCACGCTTCGGAATACTTCGAGGCGGCCAAGGGCGGCGCGATGGCCGCGATGGGCATCAAGGTCACCCCCGAACTCGACCTGCCCACCATGCAGGGCCAGCGCCTCGACGCGATCAAGGGCCTGACCGGCGGCATCGAGTTCCTCTTCAAGAAGAACAAGGTCGACTGGCTGAAGGGCTACGCCCAGTTCAAGGACGCGCACAGCGTCGAGGTCGCGGGCAAGACCGTGACCGCCAAGAACATCGTCATCGCCACCGGCTCGTCGGTCACCCCGCTCCCGGGCGTTGAGATCGACAACGAAGGCGGCGTGGTGGTTGACTCCACCGGCGCGCTGGAACTGGCTTCGGTGCCGAAGAAGATGGTCGTCATCGGCGGCGGCGTGATCGGTCTGGAACTGGGCTCGGTGTGGCGTCGTCTCGGCGCGGAAGTCACCGTGGTCGAATTCCTCGACCAGCTGCTCCCCGGCATGGATGGCGACGTCCGTAAGGAAGCCGCCAAGATCTTCAAGAAGCAGGGCATGGCCCTCAAGCTCGGCACCAAGGTCACCGGCGTGACCGTGGCCGAAGTGAATGGGGGCAAGAGCGCCAAGGTCACCGTCGAGCCCGCCAAGGGTGGTGACGCCGAAGTGATCGAGGCCGACGTCGTCCTCGTCTCGATCGGCCGTCGTCCGAACACCGAGGGCCTCGGCCTCGGCAACATCGGCCTTGAGCTGAACGCCCGCGCGCAGATCGAGACCGACCACGACTTCGCCACCAAGGTGGACGGCGTCTGGGCGATCGGCGACGTGATCCCCGGCCCGATGCTCGCGCACAAGGCCGAGGACGAAGGTATCGCCGTCGCCGAGAACATCGCGGGCCTGACCGGCATCGTGAACCACGACGTCATCCCCGGCGTGGTCTACACCCAGCCCGAGATCGCGGGCGTGGGCCTGACCGAGGAAGCCGCCAAGGAGCGCGGTGCGATCAAGGTCGGCAAGTTCCCGATGCTGGCGAACTCGCGCGCCAAGACCAACCACGAGCCCGACGGCTTCGTGAAGGTCATCGCCGATGCCGAGACCGACCGCGTGCTCGGCGTGTGGTGCATCGCCTCGGTGGCGGGCACGATGATCGCACAAGCCGCGCAGGCCATGGAATTCGGCGCGACCTCGGAAGACATCGCCTACACCTGCCACGCGCACCCGACCCACTCGGAAGCGATCAAGGAAGCGGCGATGGCCGTGACGGGCAAGCCGATCCACATGTGATCGCGCCGTCAGGCTGAGCGAAGGGGCCGGTGCGAAAGCGCCGGCCTTTTTCGTTTGCGCTTGGGCCCCCTCCACCACCCGCTGCGCGGGCGGTCCCCCTCCCCATCCCTGCGGGACAGGGAGGATTAAGGCATTCTAACTTCCTATCCTCCCTGTTGCGAAGCAATGGGGAGGGGGACCGCCGACGCAGTCGGTGGTGGAGGGGGACAGCATGCCGCCAATCCAGACGATCCGTCGCGCGCGCAAACTCCGCCGCACCATGACCCCGCCCGAGGTAATCCTCTGGCAACACTTGCGCCGCTCTCCCATGGGCCTGAAGTTCCGCCGCCAGCATTCGATCGGCCCCTACGTGCTCGACTTCTACTGCCCCTCCGCAAAGACCGGCATCGAAATCGACGGCGCGGTTCACGACATGGGCGAGAACCCCGAGCACGACCTCCATCGCGGCGCCTGGCTGTGCGAACACGGCATCGCCATCATCCGCATCCCCGCCCGCGAGGTGCTGCGCACACCTGAAACCGCCGTCGCCGCACTCGTAAGCACCTGCCAACGATAACCTGAATTGGAACCCGCCAGCCGCTCGCGAATTTCACCGCGACTATGGTTCCACGGGGCGTTCCACGCATGACCTTGCGCATTATCCTGCCGGTTCTGGCGGGCACCCTCGCACTCACCGCCTGCAAGCGCGAACGCTTCCAGCCTCCGCCGCGCGCCCACGACGAAGTCCGGATCGAACCGCAGGCGTCGCTCATCACCGTCCCGGTCACGGCGGACCTCACCGAACTCGCCGCCGCGCTCGACCGGGAGATACCCCGCACCCTCTGGACCATCGACAAGCCCGGCCAGACTTGCGTGAAGTCGAAGCAGGTCGATCTCGGCATCACCACCCTCAAGACCCCGGCGCTCAAGTGCCGGATCGTCGGGGACGTGACCCGCGGCCCGATGACTTTCGCCGGGCGCGGCAAGGAAATCCGCCTGACGATGCCGCTCCACGCCGTCCTGCGCGCCGAGGACATCGGCGGCATGCTCAAGCGCGAGACCGCAACCGCCGACGCCGTGGCGGAAGCCACCGTGCGCATCACCCTCGCCGACGACTGGACGCCGCGCGGGACCGTGGACATCCGCTATGACTGGACCAACTCCCCGCATGCGGAATTTCTCGGCCAGCGCATCGACTTCACCGAAAAGGCCGACCGCAAGCTGGCCCCGGTGATAGCCAAGCTGGAGCGTGAACTGCCCGGCCAGCTCGGCCGCCTGCAACTGCGCCGCCAGGTAGAGCAGGCGTGGAATTCGGCCTTCACCACCCTGTCGCTCAACCGCGAGAACCCGCCGGTGTGGATGCGCGTGAAACCCACCGAACTGCAGTACGGCGGCTACGAACTCGACGGCAAACGTATGCTGCTGCGCCTCGGCGTGAAGGCGGTGACCGAAACCTTCGTCGGTCGGCGTCCCGAAGATCCCGCGCCGACCCCGCTGCCGCCGGTCAAGCCGTTGCAAGCACAGGCCGGACGCCTCGCCTTCTTCATCCCGGTCGTCGCCGATTACCATGAACTCGAACCGGTGCTGATGAAGGCGCTGCGCAAGCGCTCCACACGCCCCTTCACCGTACCCGGCGTCGGTCCGGTGCGTACCGATTTCCGCAAGGCCACGATCTACGGCACCACCGGCGGACGCATCGCCGTCGGCCTCGACTTCACCGCGCGTGACGAGGCGGGCAAGCTCGGTGCAACCAAAGGCACCGTCTGGATGACCGGCGTGCCCGTCAATGCCGAGGATTCGCGCCGGATCGGCTTCGAGGATTTCGAGGTCAGCGGCACCACCGACATGCGCGGCGGCGACCTGATCCTGCGCCTCGCCAACACGCCGGGCATGAGCGCGACGATCGCGGGCGCGCTGGCCCAGAATTTCGAGAAGGATTACGGCAAGCTCCTCGGCAAGATCGGCCGCGCGATCGAGGACAAGCGCGAAGGCGACCTCGTCATCCGTGCCGAGGTAACCCGCACCCGCACTGGCCGCATCCAGGCAGCGGGGCGCGGCCTATACCTGCCGGTCTGGGCGGACGGCACGGCGTCGATCACCGTGACACGCTGAACAGACATCATCACGGTTCGGCAACAAGCCGGCAGCATTTGCCACCTACCTCCATTTGCACAAGGATTGTGCATTATTGCCTAATATTTAGGCACGTCTTGGGAGGAAACATGAGCCTGCTCGCCGCTTTCGGTTTCATTGGCG encodes:
- the odhB gene encoding 2-oxoglutarate dehydrogenase complex dihydrolipoyllysine-residue succinyltransferase; translated protein: MTTEVKVPVLGESVAEATIGQWLKQPGEAVAADEPIASLETDKVAIDVMAPHAGTMGQQLVAEGDTVVVGALIATIEEGAGAPAAAKPAAAAPAASAPAPTPAPAAAPAADEASAGASVLSPAVRRAILEHGIDPASIKGTGKDGRITKDDVLEAAKNKPAASAPAASVPAAAAAPAARGEERVKMTRLRQTIAKRLKSAQDNAALLTTFNDVDMSAVIEAREKYKDVFQKKHGIKLGFMSFFAKASVLALKDIPAVNAQIDGDQIVYHDYVDISIAVSAPNGLVVPVVKDCDKLGFAGIEKAIANFGKKAKEGTLTMADMAGGTFTISNGGVFGGLMSTPIINPPQSAVLGLHRIEDRAVVRNGEIVIRPMMYIALSYDHRLIDGREAVTALKTIKEAIEDPTRLLIDL
- a CDS encoding endonuclease domain-containing protein, which produces MPPIQTIRRARKLRRTMTPPEVILWQHLRRSPMGLKFRRQHSIGPYVLDFYCPSAKTGIEIDGAVHDMGENPEHDLHRGAWLCEHGIAIIRIPAREVLRTPETAVAALVSTCQR
- the lpdA gene encoding dihydrolipoyl dehydrogenase, with translation MADYDYDVLVIGAGPGGYVAAIRAAQLGLKTACAEGRETLGGTCLNVGCIPSKALLHASEYFEAAKGGAMAAMGIKVTPELDLPTMQGQRLDAIKGLTGGIEFLFKKNKVDWLKGYAQFKDAHSVEVAGKTVTAKNIVIATGSSVTPLPGVEIDNEGGVVVDSTGALELASVPKKMVVIGGGVIGLELGSVWRRLGAEVTVVEFLDQLLPGMDGDVRKEAAKIFKKQGMALKLGTKVTGVTVAEVNGGKSAKVTVEPAKGGDAEVIEADVVLVSIGRRPNTEGLGLGNIGLELNARAQIETDHDFATKVDGVWAIGDVIPGPMLAHKAEDEGIAVAENIAGLTGIVNHDVIPGVVYTQPEIAGVGLTEEAAKERGAIKVGKFPMLANSRAKTNHEPDGFVKVIADAETDRVLGVWCIASVAGTMIAQAAQAMEFGATSEDIAYTCHAHPTHSEAIKEAAMAVTGKPIHM
- a CDS encoding DUF4403 family protein; translation: MTLRIILPVLAGTLALTACKRERFQPPPRAHDEVRIEPQASLITVPVTADLTELAAALDREIPRTLWTIDKPGQTCVKSKQVDLGITTLKTPALKCRIVGDVTRGPMTFAGRGKEIRLTMPLHAVLRAEDIGGMLKRETATADAVAEATVRITLADDWTPRGTVDIRYDWTNSPHAEFLGQRIDFTEKADRKLAPVIAKLERELPGQLGRLQLRRQVEQAWNSAFTTLSLNRENPPVWMRVKPTELQYGGYELDGKRMLLRLGVKAVTETFVGRRPEDPAPTPLPPVKPLQAQAGRLAFFIPVVADYHELEPVLMKALRKRSTRPFTVPGVGPVRTDFRKATIYGTTGGRIAVGLDFTARDEAGKLGATKGTVWMTGVPVNAEDSRRIGFEDFEVSGTTDMRGGDLILRLANTPGMSATIAGALAQNFEKDYGKLLGKIGRAIEDKREGDLVIRAEVTRTRTGRIQAAGRGLYLPVWADGTASITVTR
- a CDS encoding 2-oxoglutarate dehydrogenase E1 component, whose protein sequence is MGDESFDFTPDAALDEVQAGPSWQRGNWPLVGGDAEDDWTQGLDPTVLKAEIKKAAAKGGAPIDQSRIDEAAADAIRAMMLIRTYRVRGHLAADLDPLGLNQRKLPADLTPEYHGFAGAAQDRKVYVGGALGLEWTTVREIVQILRANYCGKVGLEYMHISDTEERRFLQDRMEGANKEIEFTPEGKKAILAAVVRGEQYEKFLGKKYVGTKRFGLDGGESMIPALEAVIKYGGQLGVKEIVYGMAHRGRLNVLANVMAKPYKVIFHEFSGGTANPEDVGGSGDVKYHLGTSTDREFDGTKVHMSLMPNPSHLETVDPVVLGKVRAYQQIADDIGDDVGPNAKHKQVLPVLIHGDAAFAGQGIIWECFGLSGVKGYNTGGCVHFIINNQIGFTTSPQFARNSPYPSDVAKGVQAPILHVNGDDPAAVTFACKLAIDYRQTFGRDIVIDMWCYRRFGHNEGDEPGFTQPLMYQKIRQHPPVSKIYSDKLKSEGVIDDAFLTQTEAAFTEHLEEQFEAAKTYKANQADWFSGQWSGFHKPADPETARRNVDTKVEPKLFESLGRTLTTVPADLTVHKTLARVLAAKEEMFKSGEGFDWATAEALAFGSLVSEGYGVRLSGQDCGRGTFSQRHAVWTDQTDERKYVPLTTLPHGRFEVLDSTLSEYGVLGFEYGFASADPKTLVLWEAQFGDFANGAQIIIDQYVASAESKWLRANGLVMLLPHGYEGQGPEHSSARLERYLQLCAQDNIQVCNITSPANYFHVLRRQMRRPFRKPLVIMTPKSLLRHPLAKSSAKEFLEGDFKRILSDPKGSADEATKKVVLCSGKVFYDLLEARDAAEIDDTQIIRIEQLYPFPGEPLAKRLSKMPNLEEIVWCQEEPKNNGSWFFVEPLVEAAAVEAGVKAPRPRYAGRSASASPATGLAKRHTAEQAALVADALHLSVRSELRRKQKA